ACCATCGGCAGGCAGGCGAACAGCCCCTATCGGGGAGGACATGCGATGGCTCCGGTAACGACCTGGACCGGCCGGGAGGCGACCGCGCTGCGCCAGGCGTTGCGGATGAGCGTCACCGCCTTCGCCGAGCACCTCGGCGTAGCGCGACGGACGGTCGCCAAGTGGAGCAGCCAGGGCGACAAGGTCCTCCCGCGCGCCGACATGCAGGCCGCGCTGGACACCGTGCTGACCCGCGCCACATCCGACGCCCGGGCACGCTTCGAGGCCCTACTGGTGACCGGCACCAACGGTGCACCCGGGAGCACCACCCCGGCGCGGACCGGCTCAGACACCGATACTGGAAAGGACAGGCACAGCGGCTCGGGCTCGGATGGTGACGTGCGACGGAGAGAGCTTCTACGCGCGACCGCAGCGGGCGTTGCCGCCGGCCCAGCTGTCTCGCCGCTGCTCGACGCGCTCGTCTCGCCACGACACCCACCTAAAACGGTGCTGTCCGTCCAGCAGCTCTCCCGCGCGGTGGCCGCAGTAAAACGCGACTACCAGGCCTGCCGGTACGCACGCGTCCTCGACGACCTCGTCACGCTGCTACCAGCCCTCGAACCCGCCAGAGCCAACGCCGAAGAAGAGCAACGCGCACAGGCCGACGTCCTGGCGACCGACCTGTACCACGTCGTCGGAAGTGTTCTACTCAAGATGGGCGACCGAGGGATGGCCCTGGTCGCGGCCGAGCGAAGCACCCACGCCGCAACAGCGAGTCAAGACCCGGTGGCTATCGCCGCGAGCGCACGGATCATGACCCACGCCCTCATGAGCAACGGCCACGACGACCAAGCCGTGACCCTCGCAGGGCATGCCGCCGGCGCCCTCGACCGGGACACCCGCCTCGACTCGACCGACGCGGTCGCCGTGTACGGCGCGCTCGTGCTCCGCGGCGCCGTCGCCGCCGCCCGCAAGGACGACCGGGACACCGCACACGCCATGCTCGACGAGGCCACCCGCGCCGCCGCCCGACTCGGCTACGACGGCAACGACCGGTGGACCGGCTTCGGCGCCACCAACGTCCTGCTGCACCGCGTCAACATCGCCCTGGCCCTCGGCGACGCGGGAACCGCCATCACGCTCGCCCGCACGGTGCCCCTGGACAAGATCACGCTCGCCGAACGCAGAGCCTCGCTGTACGTCGACGTCGCCCGCGCCTACACCCAGTGGGGCCGCCACGAACAGGGCCTCAACGCGCTGCGCACCGCCTACGACGTAGCGCCCGAGGAGATCCGCTGCCGCCCGACCGTCCAGCGCATCGCCGGCGACCTCGCCCTCCTCGCCAAAGGCCAGATCCGCACCGCCGTCATCGACTTCGCCCAGACCGCCGGGATCCCGCTGTGACCAACGGCCACCTACAGATCGTCGTCTGCGGCGCCGGCCCCGCCGCCGACGTGACCAAACTGATCAGCACCGCGCTGGACCGGTCCTGGACGGCAGTGGTCACCGCCACACCCAGCGCTATGGACTTCCTCGACCTACCGGCCATCGAGGAACTGGCCGGCACCCCTGTGCGATCCAGTTACCGGGCCTCCCCTGGCCGCCGGCGCTCACTTCCCGCCGCCAGCGCTGTGGTCATCGCACCAGCTACCTACAACTCCATCAACAAGATCGCCCTCGGCCTCGCCGACAACTACGCCATGACCTCCGTCGCCGAACTCATCGGACGACACATACCCGCCGTCGTCGTTCCATTCGTCAACGCCGCACTCGCCACCCGACTCCCCTTCCGCCGCGCGGTAACCAGCCTCCGCGACGAAGGAGTCCACGTCCTGCTCGGCCCCGAACACAAGTGGGAACCACACCAACCCGGCAGCGGCAACGACCGACAGCGCGCCTTCCCCTGGACGACGGCGTTCGAGACAGCCGCCAGACACGCCCACAAAGCGCAGACGCAGGCCCAACACCGATAGCCCCGACTCAGACCAGCCGGCTCGTATAACCCGCCGCCACCAGACGATCGAACGCCGCCCGCACCTCGCCCGGCACCTCCTGCCGGATCGCGAAACCGCGCTCGGCGTACACCTCGATCCGCTGCGTGTCCCCCACCAGCATGTCCACCACCCGCCGAGGGCCACCGATGCCACGCACGTACTCGTCGATCCCCAACGGGTTAGACGCGCACACCACGTCGACCTCCGGCCACATCAACCTGCACGTGGCGAAGGCCCGACGCTGCTGATACGGCCGAGACATGAGCAACACCGAACGCACCGGGATCCGGCGTTCCGCCAACAGTAGGCGCGAATAGTCGAGGTTCTCCGCCGTGTTCGTCGCCCGCGGCTCCACGAGAATCGACTCCGCCGGCACACCATGCTCGACCGCGTACTCCCGGTAGTGCACCGCCTCACCACGCGGAAACCGCTCCACCGTCGTCGGAGCGTTCGCACTGGTGAACACGATCCACGGGAACAGACCCTCATGAAACAGGCGGGTCGCGACCACCGCCACACCGAGATCGTGACTACCGAGCCCGATCCCCACATCACAGGGGCGCAACTCGTGACCCAGATCGTGGTAGCGCCACAACGTCTCCACGTCAGCCCGGATCCCGTCCGGTACCACCGCCGGCACCGACACCAGACCCCCTCACCGAACCGGCCCGGACGTCCACCACCACGCCACCAGTCCACCGGCAGCCGGAACGGTCCAACGGCTCCCGAGCACCCACCGAGCACCGGGCCACCAGCACGGAAACAAGAAAGGCTCTAACCCAGGGCATAACCCCAGGTCAGAGCCTTGCTGCTGGTGCGCCGCCAGGGACTCGAACCCCGAACCCGCGGATTAAGAGTCCGCTGCTCTGCCAGTTGAGCTAGCGGCGCTCGTTGGCAACGGAGAGAACCCTAGCACGGGGTCTGAGGAGGGTTCCAATCCGATCCCCTCCTCACCTATTCGGACGGAGATTAAGCCGTGTAACCGGACGAACCTCGCATAATTTCCGGGTCCGGCGACCGGAGCCGTGCCCTGATGCGGCACGATGTCCGCCAGGGTCGCGAGAAACCGAGGTGGGGATGGGCAGGTTCGCGCGAGCCGGGGCGATGGTGGGCGTCCTGGCTCTGACGGCGTCATTGGCGCTGACGGGGTGCGGTTCCGATCCGGCGGAGCCGCCGGCCTTCGTGGGCGGTGACCCGACGGGCGCTCCCCGGACGGGGGTCGCCGCTCCGGTGGACGACGAACGACCGGGGTCGTCGGGATCGCCAGGCACTCCGGTCACGGTCAGCCCGGCCGAGGGGGCGAAGAACCAGCCGGTGAGCGCGGAGATCGGCACGGCCGACCCGGGCGTGAAGATCACCGAGGTGACGCTGACGGCCGCCAACGGCGACAAGGTCGCGGGCACGCCCCGCGCCGACGGTTCGTCGTGGGTGCCGGCCACCCCGTTGAAGTACGGCACGAAGTACACCGCCACGGTCACCGGCACCGGTTCGGCGGGCCCGGTCTCCGGCACGAGCACCTTCACCACGATGCGCAAGCCGAAGTCGACGATCGGCTCCGGCCTCTACCTCTTCGACGACCGGACCTACGGCGTGGCGATGCCGGTGGTCACCGAGTTCTCCCCCGGTATTCCGAAGAAGGATCGCGCGGCGGTGCAGAAGCGGATGTTCGTCACGACCAACCCGCCGCAGCCGGGCGCCTGGCACTGGGTGTCCAACGGCACCCAGGCGTACTACCGGGGGCCGGAGTACTGGCAGCCGGGCACCACGATCGCCGTCCGGATCGCCCTGGAGGGCATTCCGTTGAGCAACGGCCGGTACGGCAACGTCGACCGGAAGGCGACCGGGAAGATCGGCCGCTCCTTCGAGATGAAGGTCTCCAACGCCACCAAGCAGATGACGGTGATCGAGAACGGCCAGGTGACGCGCACTCTGCCGGTGAGCCTGGGCAAGAAGTCGACCCCTTCCTCCAGCGGCACGATGGTGGTGATGGAGAAGAAGGCGGCCACCGTATTCGACACCCGCGACGATCCGGACCCGGCGAACCGGTACGTCACCGACATCGAGTTCGCCCAGCGGTTGACCTGGGGCGGCGAGTACATTCACGCGGCGCCCTGGTCGGTGCAGCACCAGGGGCGGCGCAACGTGTCGCACGGCTGTGTGAACGTCGCCACCGACAATGCCCGCTGGCTGTTCGACCGGACCATGGTCGGTGACCCGATCACGATCACCGGCACCGAGCGCAAGCTGGCCGCGGGCAACGGCTGGACGGCGTGGAACCTGAGCTGGGCGGAGTTCGTCAAGGGCAGCGCGCTGCCCGTACCGGAAGGTGGGTCCGGCCCGGCGCTGGCCGGCTGACCGACGCCGACTCCGACTCCGACTCCGGGGCCGGGGCCGACTCTGGTCGCCGGCCCCGGAGTTCGATGGGAGCTCCAGGTCGCCGGCTGCCGGAGTCGGCATGTCGACGGAACCGACCCCGACCACCCCGCAAAACGGATGATTTTACCAATATTCCCGTGATCGCGGACGGTGTTCCTCTTCACGCCCCGCAACGGGTACGAGGTCCCGCGCGTCTGGTGAGGGACGATGGACGTCGCGGGACCACGACTGTGAGGACATCATGCGAGCTGACCAGGACCGACTGATCCGGAGCAGGGGCGTCCGGAGCGGCAGGCGGCACGGCGCGTTCGCGGCGGCGGCGCTCGCCGTCACGTTGGCGTTGACCTCGGGTTGCACCGGTGGCGGTGATGGCGGATCCACCGGCTGGCAGGACGGCGGCGGTGACCAGGGGCCCGAGGCCGCGGTGACGATCACCACGCCGGCGGCGGACGCGAGGGACGTGCCGGCGTCGACCGGGGTCACCTTCGACGTGGAGCAGGCCGAGCAGGCCGCCGTCGAGGTGAAGGACCCGGCCGGGACGCCTGTCGAGGGCGCGCTCGCCGCCGACGGCCGGAGCTGGCTGCCGGCCGGCGCGCTGGCGTACGGCACCACGTACACCGCGACGGTGACGGCGACCGGGGCGGACGGCAAGCCGGCGACCGCCACCCACACCTTCACCACCATGGCGAAGCCGGCCAACCAGGTGCGGGTGACCAGTTTCCTCGGCGACGGCCAGGTGGTCGGGGTCGGCATGCCGCTGATCGTCAAGTTCGGTCGGCCGATCCCGGAGGACTACCGGGACGACGTGCAGCGCCGGATGACGGTCCGTTCGACGCCGGCACAGGAGGGCGTCTGGCACTGGGTCAGCCCGACCGAGGTCCGCTACCGCCCGAAGGAGTTCTGGCAGGCCGGGAGCACCGTGCAGTACAAGGTGCAGACCGGTGGGCTGCCGATGGACGACGGCTGGTACGGCCGGTCCGACCTGACCGTGGACATCAAGGTCGGCGCGGCCACCGTGATGACGGTGGACAACAAGACCAAGCGGATGACCGTCACCCGCGACGGCAAGGTGATCAAGACCATCCCGGTGAGTCTCGGTAAGAAGAGCACCCCGTCGTCCAGCGGCACCATGGTGGTGATCGAGAAGCTGAAGGAGACGGTCTTCGACACCTTCGACGAGCTCGGCCCGGAGGACGGCTACCGCACCGACATCGACTTCGCCCAGCGGCTGACCTGGGGCGGCGAGTTCATCCACGCCGCGCCCTGGTCGGAGGGGCAGCAGGGCCGGGTCAACGTCTCGCACGGCTGCGTGAACGTCTCCATGAAGGACGGCGAGTGGCTGTTCGGGCAGACCCGCATCGGTGACCCGGTCACGGTCAAGGGCACCGAACGCAAGCTGAAGAACGGCAACGGCTGGACGGAGTGGAACATGAGCTGGTCGGAGTACGTCAAGGGCAGCGCCCTGCCGTACGAGCCGGCGGCTTCCGGCACGCCGGAGGCGAGCCCGTCGGTCACCGGGTGACCCTGGCGAACCACTGACGGGACCGCGGGAGCAGCAGCAGCACGATCAGGACGAGACCGGTGACGAGCGACAGCCAGTCGCCGTTGACGATGCTGAGCAGGGCCAGCACGCCGCCGATCAGGGCCAGGATCCAGGCGACGTGGTTGCCCTGCCACAACCCGTACGCGACGGTGAGGTAGAGCGCCGCGCCGATCAGGGCGACGATGACGGCGACCACGCCGTTGTCGAGGGTCTGGTACATGCGGGCGATCGCCTGGAGCCCGACCAGCAGGACCACCACGGCAGCCAGGATCACGGTCAGCGGCGCCCGGCGAGGGGTAACCGTAGTCATGCCACGCACGGTACCGGCCCGGTTACCGCGCCACACTCCCCCTGATCGACAGCTTTCGTCGCGCTTCGGCTCGGGGCCGCGGGTGGTCGGCACGACGACGTGAGCCCCGTCCGTCGGACGGGGCTCACGTCGTTTCCGAATGGGGTGACTGATGGGATTTGAACCCACGACACCCGGGACCACAACCCGGTGCTCTGCCTACTGAGCTACAGCCACCATGCGCGTACCGCCCGGATCATCGACCCGGCCGGGCGTGCTGACCAATGATAGCCACACCCGGGCCGTCCCCGTCGAGCGGGTTCCCCAGCCGGACGGGCCGACTGCCTACAGCTCGGCGGCGATCGCCTTGGCGGTGTCCACGTCCGGGCCGGGCAGCGGGACGAAGAGGGTACGCCGGTAGTACTCCAGCTCGCGGATGCTCTCCCGGACGTCGGCCAGCGCACGGTGGGCGAGCCCCTTGGTGGGCTGGCCGAAGTAGACCCGGGGGTACCAGCGGCGGCACAGCTCCTTGATCGAGGAGACGTCGATCATGCGGTAGTGCAGGTGCCCGTCGAGGCGGGGCATGTCGCGGGCGAGGAAGCCCCGGTCGGTGGCGATCGAGTTGCCGCACAGCGGCGCGGTGCGCGGCTCCTTGACGTACGTGGTGACGTAGTCGAGGACCATCTCCTCGGCCTCGGCGAGGGTGACGGTGGAGCGGCGCACCTCCTCGGTGAGCCCGGACTTGCCGTGCATGGTCCGGACGATCTCCGGCATGCCCGCCAGCTTCTCCTCGTCGGCGTGGACGACCACGTCCACGCCGTCGCCGAGCACGTTGAGGTCGGGGTCGGTGACGAGCGCGGCGACCTCGATCAGCGCGTCCCGCCCGAGGTCCAGCCCGGTCATCTCACAATCGATCCAGACGAGAAGATCAGCCACCGGAACAGACTACGCGCAGCACAGGCCGCCCGCGCCTGCGCACCGTCCCCGCCGCCGCCCGCTAGGGTTTCCCCGTGCCAGCCGAACCCGCCATCCCGCCCGACCTCGTCGAGGACGACCCGGGCGCCCGCAGGGTTCGCCGGCTGCTCACGGCGCTGGCGCTCACCGCCGTGCTGCCGGCGCTCTACCTGCCGGGGCTCACCCACGACTTCTTCGACCTGAAGATCTACATGCGGGCGA
The sequence above is a segment of the Micromonospora sp. WMMD882 genome. Coding sequences within it:
- a CDS encoding flavoprotein, whose product is MTNGHLQIVVCGAGPAADVTKLISTALDRSWTAVVTATPSAMDFLDLPAIEELAGTPVRSSYRASPGRRRSLPAASAVVIAPATYNSINKIALGLADNYAMTSVAELIGRHIPAVVVPFVNAALATRLPFRRAVTSLRDEGVHVLLGPEHKWEPHQPGSGNDRQRAFPWTTAFETAARHAHKAQTQAQHR
- a CDS encoding Ig-like domain-containing protein, whose translation is MRADQDRLIRSRGVRSGRRHGAFAAAALAVTLALTSGCTGGGDGGSTGWQDGGGDQGPEAAVTITTPAADARDVPASTGVTFDVEQAEQAAVEVKDPAGTPVEGALAADGRSWLPAGALAYGTTYTATVTATGADGKPATATHTFTTMAKPANQVRVTSFLGDGQVVGVGMPLIVKFGRPIPEDYRDDVQRRMTVRSTPAQEGVWHWVSPTEVRYRPKEFWQAGSTVQYKVQTGGLPMDDGWYGRSDLTVDIKVGAATVMTVDNKTKRMTVTRDGKVIKTIPVSLGKKSTPSSSGTMVVIEKLKETVFDTFDELGPEDGYRTDIDFAQRLTWGGEFIHAAPWSEGQQGRVNVSHGCVNVSMKDGEWLFGQTRIGDPVTVKGTERKLKNGNGWTEWNMSWSEYVKGSALPYEPAASGTPEASPSVTG
- the orn gene encoding oligoribonuclease, whose amino-acid sequence is MADLLVWIDCEMTGLDLGRDALIEVAALVTDPDLNVLGDGVDVVVHADEEKLAGMPEIVRTMHGKSGLTEEVRRSTVTLAEAEEMVLDYVTTYVKEPRTAPLCGNSIATDRGFLARDMPRLDGHLHYRMIDVSSIKELCRRWYPRVYFGQPTKGLAHRALADVRESIRELEYYRRTLFVPLPGPDVDTAKAIAAEL
- a CDS encoding Ig-like domain-containing protein gives rise to the protein MGRFARAGAMVGVLALTASLALTGCGSDPAEPPAFVGGDPTGAPRTGVAAPVDDERPGSSGSPGTPVTVSPAEGAKNQPVSAEIGTADPGVKITEVTLTAANGDKVAGTPRADGSSWVPATPLKYGTKYTATVTGTGSAGPVSGTSTFTTMRKPKSTIGSGLYLFDDRTYGVAMPVVTEFSPGIPKKDRAAVQKRMFVTTNPPQPGAWHWVSNGTQAYYRGPEYWQPGTTIAVRIALEGIPLSNGRYGNVDRKATGKIGRSFEMKVSNATKQMTVIENGQVTRTLPVSLGKKSTPSSSGTMVVMEKKAATVFDTRDDPDPANRYVTDIEFAQRLTWGGEYIHAAPWSVQHQGRRNVSHGCVNVATDNARWLFDRTMVGDPITITGTERKLAAGNGWTAWNLSWAEFVKGSALPVPEGGSGPALAG
- a CDS encoding YdcF family protein; translation: MSVPAVVPDGIRADVETLWRYHDLGHELRPCDVGIGLGSHDLGVAVVATRLFHEGLFPWIVFTSANAPTTVERFPRGEAVHYREYAVEHGVPAESILVEPRATNTAENLDYSRLLLAERRIPVRSVLLMSRPYQQRRAFATCRLMWPEVDVVCASNPLGIDEYVRGIGGPRRVVDMLVGDTQRIEVYAERGFAIRQEVPGEVRAAFDRLVAAGYTSRLV